A window of Pirellula sp. SH-Sr6A contains these coding sequences:
- a CDS encoding DUF2891 domain-containing protein: MTPDRRQFCLSAAMALAAGTFPLRAAQPFPRPASLGTSGSVPELGKRLSDEQAAEIAQLALSGIDREYPNKPNQVLRGPEDVLSPKQMHPAFYGCFDWHSSVHGHWVLAHLLRHYPTHSLADPSRQKLSASLSASNLLAETRYFDSKENRSFERMYGWAWLLQLATELHPFADPEAQRWRGALRPLEEKIVALTIDYLPRLSFPIRTGVHPDTAFALGLTLDYAKTVGNEALLSLVLQRARDYYLRDQSATAAFEPSGEDFFSPTLNEADLMRRVLSPDEFTAWLAAYLPELFQNDSDGNPSSNSKLLQPVEVSDVTDGKLVHLAGLDFSRAWCMLGIAHSLSNSDPLRTRLLQSAREHARVGFQYVFSGHYEGEHWLGTFALFTLAASLQATPK, from the coding sequence ATGACTCCTGACCGACGGCAGTTTTGCCTCTCCGCAGCGATGGCTCTGGCAGCAGGGACGTTCCCCCTCCGCGCTGCACAACCTTTCCCCCGCCCGGCGTCTTTGGGCACCTCCGGCTCCGTACCCGAACTCGGGAAACGTCTCTCGGACGAACAAGCCGCCGAGATCGCGCAACTCGCCCTATCCGGGATCGATCGGGAATATCCGAATAAACCGAACCAAGTCCTGCGAGGCCCCGAGGACGTCCTCTCCCCAAAACAAATGCACCCCGCGTTCTACGGATGCTTTGACTGGCACAGCAGCGTCCACGGGCACTGGGTACTCGCCCACCTCCTTCGTCACTACCCTACCCACTCGCTCGCCGATCCTTCTCGCCAAAAGCTTTCTGCAAGTCTCTCTGCGTCAAACCTTCTCGCCGAAACTCGCTACTTCGATTCGAAAGAAAACCGATCCTTCGAACGGATGTACGGATGGGCTTGGCTCCTGCAACTCGCCACCGAACTCCACCCGTTCGCCGACCCAGAAGCTCAACGATGGCGCGGCGCGTTGCGACCTTTAGAAGAAAAGATCGTTGCACTGACGATCGACTATCTACCCAGACTGTCGTTTCCCATTCGGACCGGAGTCCACCCCGATACCGCCTTCGCACTCGGACTCACCCTCGATTACGCGAAAACCGTCGGCAATGAAGCTCTTCTCTCTCTGGTCCTTCAACGCGCTCGCGACTACTACCTTCGCGATCAGTCCGCTACCGCCGCGTTCGAACCCTCCGGTGAAGATTTCTTTTCTCCCACGCTCAATGAAGCCGACTTGATGCGCCGCGTTCTCTCTCCCGATGAATTCACCGCATGGCTCGCGGCGTACTTGCCGGAACTGTTCCAGAACGACTCCGACGGAAACCCATCCTCGAACTCCAAACTTCTTCAACCCGTGGAAGTAAGCGATGTGACCGACGGTAAATTAGTCCATCTTGCAGGCCTCGATTTCTCTCGAGCCTGGTGCATGCTGGGTATCGCCCATTCGCTATCGAACTCGGACCCATTGCGAACTCGGCTTCTTCAGTCCGCCCGAGAACACGCGCGCGTCGGCTTTCAATACGTCTTCAGCGGTCACTACGAAGGAGAGCATTGGCTCGGAACATTCGCCCTTTTCACGCTCGCTGCAAGCCTGCAAGCAACGCCTAAATAA
- a CDS encoding CvpA family protein, whose translation MQTYDIIMLIVLAATTIFGAIKGFAWQVASLASIVASYFVAYHFRNEVAKMINADPPWNLFLAMLLLYFGSSFVIWMAFRLVSTSIDKVKLREFDRHLGAGFGLVKGILFCLLITMFAMSLLGPAQQQRIANSKSGLYISRILASAGGLLPVEIKQVVGPYIQNVEQKLQQNQWPDGQVPAGYPVSEAGQGGWGGTLSPSPVGNETSGSWFQPSSPTPAPSGNLWPPLGGSQPAGQGGASYPSSTGYPPSNGGIQPGWPSDILPR comes from the coding sequence ATGCAAACGTACGACATCATCATGCTGATCGTGCTAGCTGCGACAACGATCTTCGGGGCAATCAAAGGTTTTGCCTGGCAGGTCGCTTCGCTGGCCTCGATTGTGGCCAGCTATTTTGTCGCGTACCACTTTCGCAATGAAGTGGCCAAGATGATCAACGCTGATCCGCCTTGGAATCTGTTTTTGGCCATGCTGTTGCTGTACTTCGGATCGAGCTTCGTGATCTGGATGGCCTTTCGTTTGGTCAGCACCTCGATCGACAAGGTGAAGTTGCGCGAATTCGATCGACACTTGGGTGCAGGCTTTGGTTTGGTCAAAGGTATTCTATTTTGCCTTTTGATCACGATGTTTGCGATGTCATTGCTTGGACCCGCTCAACAGCAGCGGATCGCCAACTCGAAGAGCGGGCTTTATATCAGTCGCATCCTGGCGAGCGCGGGTGGATTGCTGCCGGTTGAGATCAAACAAGTTGTCGGGCCGTACATTCAAAATGTAGAACAGAAGTTGCAGCAGAATCAGTGGCCGGATGGCCAAGTTCCCGCGGGGTATCCTGTGTCCGAGGCAGGGCAGGGGGGGTGGGGAGGAACCTTGAGCCCATCTCCGGTGGGTAATGAAACGAGCGGATCTTGGTTTCAACCCAGCAGCCCGACCCCAGCGCCTAGCGGCAATCTATGGCCTCCTTTGGGAGGGAGTCAGCCAGCGGGGCAGGGGGGAGCATCCTATCCGTCCAGCACGGGATATCCACCGAGCAACGGGGGCATACAGCCCGGTTGGCCCAGCGATATATTGCCTCGCTAA
- a CDS encoding metal-dependent hydrolase, translating to MADFRTHMTVSTVAGVLYGLGGYQSGLSIESCVIGGALCSVSGMLPDLDSDSGIPLREAIGFASAVIPMLLVERLRRIGMSHEMMLVTTIGVYFFLRFGIAELFRRYTVHRGMWHSMPAALSAALFAFLVSSCDNMSLRLFKTLAIFIGFMSHILLDEIWSVEFRRGRYTFKHSFGTALKFWGQSRIANLFSYAFLMILCILAYYDEGLMSRFGYIPHTPQTALDWFHHFRTHAQNLLTR from the coding sequence ATGGCAGACTTTCGAACCCACATGACGGTGAGCACGGTCGCAGGCGTTCTTTACGGGTTGGGAGGATATCAATCAGGACTATCGATCGAAAGCTGCGTGATCGGTGGGGCGCTCTGCAGCGTCAGCGGAATGCTGCCGGATCTGGATAGCGATTCGGGCATTCCTTTGCGAGAAGCGATCGGATTCGCCTCGGCGGTCATTCCCATGCTCTTGGTAGAGCGTTTGCGTCGAATCGGAATGAGTCATGAGATGATGTTGGTCACGACCATCGGTGTCTATTTCTTTTTGCGATTTGGCATCGCGGAACTCTTTCGACGCTACACCGTTCACCGAGGGATGTGGCACAGCATGCCGGCCGCGCTCTCCGCCGCCCTTTTTGCCTTCCTCGTCAGCTCGTGCGACAACATGAGCCTTCGACTGTTCAAAACACTGGCGATCTTCATCGGCTTCATGTCGCACATTCTTCTCGACGAAATTTGGTCCGTCGAATTTCGACGAGGTCGCTACACATTCAAACACAGTTTTGGAACCGCGCTCAAATTCTGGGGGCAAAGCCGTATCGCCAATCTCTTCAGCTACGCATTTTTGATGATACTTTGCATTCTGGCTTACTATGATGAGGGTCTGATGTCGCGGTTCGGTTACATCCCACACACTCCCCAAACCGCGCTCGATTGGTTTCATCACTTCCGTACCCACGCACAGAATTTGTTGACGAGGTAG